Proteins from a genomic interval of Candidatus Bathyarchaeota archaeon:
- a CDS encoding CTP synthase has translation MHSECRTRYIFVTGGVISGLGKGIVTSSIGKMLQFRGFRVSACKIDPYINFDAGTLRPTEHGEVWVTEDGGEIDQDLGHYERFLDINIPKSHNITTGQVYYEVIRKERRGKYLGQTVQPIPHVTDEIKRRIRRIARDSGADFLLVEIGGTVGDYENILFLEAARQMKLEKEDVLYVHVAYLPIPRSLGEMKTKAVQHSVRELRNFGIQPDFIIGRSETYLDETRKKKIALFCNVNEEDVISDPDVENIYELPLIFERERFGDKILAKLGISGVVSRDEEWRKFVEKVEGLSDEVEVGIVGKYFDIGRFQLPDSYVSVIEAIKHAAWFNDRRPSLRWIDSKILEGGGDFSSLDKVDGIVVPGGFGTTGIEGKIEAIRYARERGIPFLGLCLGFQLAVVEFARNVCGLRDANSSEIDPHTPYPVIDLLPEQREILRKSRYGATMRLGAQIVKIKPGTLAYSLYGASEVRERFRHRYEINPDYVGTLEKAGFMFSGTTPDGRIMQIGELPNHPFFIGSQFHPEFTSRPLRPNPLFNGFIRACIKRRSVKSG, from the coding sequence ATGCACAGTGAATGTAGGACGAGGTATATTTTCGTTACAGGGGGCGTCATCTCGGGCCTCGGTAAGGGCATTGTCACATCATCGATTGGGAAGATGCTTCAGTTTCGAGGCTTCCGTGTCAGCGCATGTAAAATTGACCCTTACATAAATTTTGACGCTGGGACGTTAAGGCCTACAGAGCACGGTGAGGTCTGGGTTACTGAGGACGGTGGGGAGATCGATCAGGACCTCGGCCATTATGAGAGATTTTTGGACATAAATATTCCTAAAAGCCATAATATTACGACGGGCCAGGTTTACTATGAGGTCATAAGGAAGGAGAGGAGAGGTAAGTATCTTGGTCAGACAGTTCAGCCCATACCGCATGTGACTGATGAGATTAAGAGGAGGATAAGGCGGATTGCAAGGGACTCTGGCGCGGACTTTCTTCTTGTCGAGATCGGCGGGACAGTAGGCGATTATGAGAACATCCTCTTCCTCGAAGCGGCAAGACAGATGAAACTCGAGAAAGAGGATGTCCTCTATGTTCATGTTGCCTATCTTCCGATTCCAAGGAGCCTTGGCGAGATGAAGACTAAGGCTGTTCAGCATTCTGTGCGGGAACTCAGGAACTTCGGAATTCAGCCCGACTTCATAATTGGAAGGTCTGAGACATACTTGGATGAGACGAGGAAAAAGAAGATCGCCCTGTTCTGTAACGTGAATGAGGAGGACGTAATATCAGACCCTGATGTCGAGAACATTTATGAGTTGCCCCTGATCTTTGAGCGGGAAAGGTTTGGGGATAAGATCCTCGCTAAACTTGGGATTTCTGGTGTTGTATCAAGAGATGAGGAGTGGAGGAAGTTCGTTGAGAAGGTTGAGGGGTTGAGTGATGAAGTTGAAGTCGGCATTGTTGGAAAATACTTTGACATTGGCAGGTTCCAGCTACCCGACTCATACGTTTCCGTCATAGAGGCGATAAAGCATGCCGCATGGTTTAATGATAGAAGGCCTAGTCTCAGATGGATAGACTCGAAGATCCTGGAGGGCGGCGGAGACTTTTCAAGCCTAGACAAGGTTGACGGGATAGTTGTTCCAGGAGGTTTTGGAACAACCGGGATTGAGGGGAAGATTGAGGCGATAAGATATGCAAGAGAGAGGGGCATCCCATTCTTAGGTTTGTGCTTAGGCTTTCAGCTTGCAGTAGTTGAGTTTGCTAGGAATGTCTGCGGGCTCAGGGATGCGAATAGCTCGGAGATAGACCCTCACACCCCCTATCCAGTCATCGATCTTCTCCCAGAACAAAGGGAGATTCTGCGAAAGTCTAGGTACGGGGCGACCATGCGGTTGGGAGCTCAGATAGTGAAGATTAAGCCTGGCACATTGGCCTACAGCCTCTATGGAGCCAGCGAAGTCCGGGAGAGGTTCAGGCATAGGTACGAAATAAACCCGGACTACGTTGGAACTCTTGAGAAGGCTGGGTTCATGTTTTCTGGGACGACGCCTGATGGGAGGATTATGCAGATAGGCGAGTTACCTAATCATCCCTTCTTCATTGGAAGCCAGTTCCATCCAGAGTTTACTTCAAGACCATTAAGGCCTAACCCGCTGTTTAACGGCTTCATCCGTGCATGCATTAAAAGAAGAAGTGTCAAGTCCGGCTAA
- the speB gene encoding agmatinase: protein MREASYIDLFTSQVGVFGGIQKPREEADYIIIGVPLDLTGSFRRGTAFAPLTIREASKSLELYSIRTGISIEDLKVHDAGDFHVTGDLEETLANLEKTTREILGQSDIPVLIGGEHTLALGAVAGIPERFGLVYFDAHMDARNEYMNRRLSHATVLRRICEEIKPEKIVQVGVRAASKDEIKYAESQGITYITTHSILKNGVEQAAKTVNRELDECNSLYITIDMDVLDPSIAPAVQNPEPEGLTSYALLELMHKVCGKDVIGFDLVEVSPVYDSGGTAITAAKIIFETMSFVQASRNS from the coding sequence ATGAGAGAAGCGAGTTACATCGATCTGTTCACATCTCAGGTAGGAGTATTCGGAGGTATTCAAAAACCACGTGAAGAAGCAGACTACATCATTATCGGCGTGCCTCTAGACTTAACAGGCAGCTTCCGAAGGGGAACGGCTTTCGCCCCGCTTACAATTAGGGAAGCCTCCAAGAGCCTGGAGCTATACAGTATCCGAACAGGCATATCAATAGAGGACTTAAAAGTGCATGACGCTGGCGACTTCCATGTGACTGGTGACCTGGAAGAAACTTTAGCTAATTTGGAAAAGACTACAAGAGAAATACTAGGGCAAAGCGATATACCAGTACTTATAGGTGGAGAGCATACCCTGGCTCTTGGAGCAGTAGCTGGAATACCTGAAAGATTCGGGCTCGTTTACTTTGATGCACATATGGATGCCAGAAACGAATATATGAACCGCCGGCTCTCTCATGCAACGGTCCTCAGAAGAATATGCGAAGAGATCAAGCCGGAGAAGATTGTCCAGGTTGGAGTTAGAGCGGCATCAAAGGATGAAATCAAATATGCTGAGAGCCAAGGGATCACATACATAACTACGCACTCAATACTTAAAAATGGCGTTGAGCAAGCGGCCAAAACTGTAAACCGCGAACTGGACGAATGTAACAGCCTATACATAACGATCGATATGGATGTACTTGATCCTTCCATCGCGCCTGCCGTCCAAAATCCTGAGCCTGAAGGCTTAACCTCATACGCCCTTCTCGAACTGATGCATAAAGTCTGTGGCAAAGACGTTATCGGATTTGATTTGGTTGAGGTTTCACCCGTCTACGACTCAGGGGGAACAGCGATCACCGCTGCAAAAATAATCTTCGAAACAATGTCCTTCGTCCAAGCGAGCAGAAATTCATGA
- the fdhD gene encoding formate dehydrogenase accessory sulfurtransferase FdhD: MIRDGLTAKLQIIRVNYSGAEASFERMMDYVAVEEEISVYFGGKFYRVFSFTPGKLVELVIGHLLAEGIIGKPDDVLEIEIVEDKVDVKFADVSKRAVSIPELREIFRPLAPMVKPEIIMESMEELCSRSTIYSMTGGTHAAGIISLDGEIMAFAEDVGRHNAVDKAVGEAALLGIDFGKMFLALTCRLSSKVVLKAVQVGVPLIASISAPTGLGVKLADSAGVTLIGFVRDGRMNVYSHPWRVIGLA, translated from the coding sequence TTGATTAGGGATGGCTTAACAGCGAAACTTCAGATAATAAGGGTGAATTACTCCGGCGCTGAGGCTTCATTTGAGCGTATGATGGATTATGTAGCGGTTGAGGAGGAGATTAGCGTATATTTTGGGGGGAAGTTTTATAGAGTCTTCTCTTTCACTCCTGGTAAATTGGTGGAGCTTGTTATAGGTCATCTCTTAGCAGAGGGAATAATCGGTAAGCCAGACGATGTTTTAGAGATAGAGATTGTCGAGGACAAGGTTGATGTAAAATTCGCTGATGTAAGCAAGCGTGCAGTGTCCATACCGGAGTTGAGAGAGATATTTAGACCTTTGGCCCCCATGGTGAAACCTGAGATCATAATGGAATCCATGGAGGAGCTATGTTCCCGCTCCACTATCTACTCGATGACAGGCGGAACTCATGCCGCGGGCATCATCAGCTTAGATGGTGAGATAATGGCTTTTGCGGAGGATGTTGGCAGGCATAACGCGGTCGATAAAGCGGTTGGCGAGGCTGCATTGTTAGGAATAGACTTTGGAAAGATGTTCCTAGCCTTGACTTGTAGGCTTAGCTCTAAGGTTGTTTTAAAGGCTGTTCAGGTGGGCGTCCCATTAATCGCTTCCATCTCTGCGCCTACCGGCCTAGGCGTCAAGCTCGCGGATTCGGCAGGTGTGACGCTTATAGGCTTCGTGAGGGATGGAAGGATGAATGTGTACTCACATCCCTGGAGGGTCATAGGGCTTGCTTGA
- a CDS encoding type 1 glutamine amidotransferase has protein sequence MKKVLILVDEGFEDSELLYPYYRLQEAGYQVDIVGPKANETYRGKHGCPITANISAENVKVEEYEAVIIPGGHAPDRMRTKRQMVDIVREADRKGKVIAAICHGPQMLIEADIVRGRRATCYAAVTTDLKNAGARFEDKPVVVDGNIVTSRVPKDLPDFCREILRLLERGSEKRRG, from the coding sequence ATGAAGAAAGTGTTAATCCTAGTGGACGAGGGCTTCGAGGACTCGGAGCTCCTATACCCATATTACCGCCTCCAAGAAGCCGGATACCAAGTTGACATAGTCGGACCGAAGGCGAACGAGACATACAGGGGAAAGCATGGATGCCCCATAACCGCTAACATTTCAGCGGAGAACGTGAAAGTAGAAGAGTATGAGGCAGTAATAATACCCGGAGGACACGCGCCTGACAGGATGAGAACAAAACGTCAGATGGTCGACATAGTCAGAGAAGCCGACAGGAAAGGAAAGGTTATCGCGGCAATCTGCCATGGACCACAGATGCTGATCGAAGCCGACATTGTAAGAGGAAGGAGGGCCACATGCTACGCCGCGGTGACAACAGACCTGAAGAATGCGGGCGCCAGATTCGAGGACAAACCAGTCGTCGTCGACGGCAACATTGTAACCTCACGCGTGCCAAAGGATCTACCGGACTTCTGCAGGGAGATACTAAGACTCTTAGAACGTGGCTCAGAAAAGCGTCGCGGCTAG
- a CDS encoding zinc-binding dehydrogenase, with product MRIVAKEFPLIKPFTFSVRERLIEGVPDGFLLLKPVVAGICGSELLYFRGEKEEWKLRERLPMCLLHEGVAEIIHNPAGTGELQPGTFVVVNPLIPCGRCSSCLTLGENYCQNAKFMGSTADGLARSHLLYPNGRVIPVPEDVELELAALTEPLSVALNAYQIASIKPGERVCVIGDGPIGYLVALISSHVGRVSRDRLFVMGVVDEKLDLAEDFALTVNTACDDTERFNGFFDVVFEAVGGRVHRLTLREAICFAKAGGRCVLLGLSHGEVPVDINQVVNRGLSIMGSVRSRMEHYRTVLDLMRDEEFGGRVKRIISERRFTIRSAEDLYAAFRYADTEEGEAKTKPGRVLVYLAICD from the coding sequence ATGAGGATCGTTGCTAAGGAGTTCCCTCTCATTAAGCCTTTTACATTTTCGGTTCGGGAGAGGCTTATTGAGGGCGTTCCAGATGGTTTCCTACTTCTTAAGCCTGTTGTGGCCGGAATCTGCGGGAGCGAGCTCCTTTACTTTAGGGGTGAGAAGGAGGAGTGGAAGCTTAGGGAGAGGCTTCCAATGTGTCTCCTTCATGAGGGTGTAGCTGAGATCATTCATAACCCAGCAGGGACAGGGGAGCTTCAGCCCGGAACATTTGTTGTTGTTAACCCGTTGATTCCATGTGGCAGGTGCTCATCATGCTTGACGCTTGGGGAAAACTATTGCCAGAATGCGAAGTTTATGGGTTCAACTGCGGATGGATTGGCCAGATCGCATCTACTTTACCCAAACGGCAGGGTTATACCAGTTCCTGAAGATGTAGAATTAGAGCTGGCCGCGTTGACTGAGCCTCTCTCAGTCGCGCTTAACGCTTACCAGATTGCGAGTATAAAGCCTGGGGAAAGGGTCTGCGTCATCGGGGACGGCCCAATTGGTTATCTTGTTGCACTTATCTCCTCTCATGTTGGAAGGGTTTCTAGGGATAGGCTCTTCGTAATGGGGGTTGTTGATGAGAAACTCGATTTGGCCGAGGATTTTGCGTTAACAGTGAATACGGCGTGCGATGACACTGAGAGGTTTAACGGCTTCTTTGATGTTGTTTTTGAGGCTGTCGGCGGAAGGGTTCATAGGCTAACTCTTAGAGAGGCGATATGCTTCGCCAAGGCTGGCGGTCGATGCGTGCTTCTTGGTTTATCCCATGGGGAGGTTCCGGTTGACATCAATCAAGTGGTTAATCGCGGTCTCTCAATTATGGGTTCAGTTAGGAGTAGAATGGAGCACTACAGGACTGTGCTTGATCTGATGCGGGATGAAGAGTTTGGGGGGAGGGTGAAGCGGATAATCTCTGAGAGGAGGTTCACTATAAGATCGGCTGAAGATCTGTATGCAGCGTTCAGGTATGCGGATACTGAAGAGGGTGAGGCGAAAACTAAGCCTGGAAGGGTTTTAGTCTACCTTGCGATATGCGATTAA
- a CDS encoding 6-phosphofructokinase, whose amino-acid sequence MKVGVLTGGGDAPGLNAAIRAVVKKCERYGYDVVGVRYGWAGLLECDAVPLKYADVEDIIGRGGTVIKTSRTNPLKIQDGIRKVAENFRKLGLDALIAIGGDDTLSVAAALCKEGLKVVGVPKTIDFDVPGTEFTIGFDTAVNTAMRLIENIKDTADSHSRVFIVEIMGRHAGWIALYSGLAAGADLILIPEEPFSIKDVAEFVRRKIEEEKNEAMVIVVAEGALIKDYQGPITKDASVDQFGHVRLGGIGEFLAKEIQRILGVETRAVTPAHTIRGGSPTMLDRLISTRLGLAAVDLVKKGKFGYMVALKAGEIVTVPLTEVSGKTKNVSKELYEEAKVFFE is encoded by the coding sequence GTGAAGGTAGGAGTATTAACTGGCGGAGGCGATGCACCTGGACTTAACGCCGCCATAAGGGCTGTCGTGAAGAAATGTGAGAGATACGGCTATGATGTTGTTGGAGTAAGGTACGGATGGGCAGGTCTCCTAGAGTGTGACGCCGTCCCGCTGAAGTACGCAGACGTTGAGGATATCATAGGCAGAGGCGGAACAGTCATCAAAACTTCTAGGACGAATCCGCTTAAGATTCAGGATGGGATAAGGAAGGTTGCTGAAAACTTTAGGAAGCTAGGCCTCGACGCCCTCATAGCGATCGGAGGAGACGACACCCTAAGTGTGGCTGCGGCCTTATGTAAGGAGGGGCTTAAAGTCGTCGGGGTTCCTAAGACCATTGACTTCGATGTTCCAGGAACCGAGTTTACAATTGGCTTTGACACCGCGGTAAACACTGCGATGCGGTTGATCGAGAACATTAAGGACACTGCTGATTCACATAGCCGAGTCTTCATAGTTGAGATAATGGGCAGACATGCTGGGTGGATTGCATTATATTCTGGTTTGGCCGCTGGAGCCGACTTGATCCTGATTCCAGAGGAACCGTTCAGCATCAAGGATGTCGCGGAATTTGTGAGGAGGAAGATAGAGGAGGAAAAGAATGAGGCGATGGTCATTGTCGTCGCTGAGGGCGCTCTAATTAAGGATTATCAGGGACCCATCACAAAGGATGCTAGCGTTGACCAGTTTGGGCATGTACGCTTAGGCGGCATAGGCGAATTCTTGGCAAAGGAGATACAGAGGATTCTGGGGGTTGAAACGCGAGCCGTCACACCTGCGCATACCATTAGGGGTGGATCCCCAACCATGCTTGACCGTCTAATATCGACGAGGCTTGGTTTGGCGGCCGTCGACCTTGTTAAGAAGGGTAAGTTCGGCTACATGGTCGCCCTCAAGGCTGGGGAGATAGTCACTGTCCCGCTGACGGAAGTATCTGGCAAAACCAAGAATGTGAGCAAGGAACTTTACGAGGAGGCTAAAGTCTTCTTCGAATAG
- the trxB gene encoding thioredoxin-disulfide reductase encodes MYDVIVIGSGPAGLTAAIYAARGGLRTLVLAGSVWGGQLMFTGLVENFPGFRDGVSGHDLMVAMVEQAKRFGAEIVFEDASSVDFSMKPFKIASREAVYEARAVIIATGSSPRRLGLESEKRFIGRGVSFCAVCDAPLMRGRVAVVVGGGDTALEEALALSKYAREVMIVHRRDRLRAARILQERAFQEPRIRFLWNCVVEEIFGSERVEGVRLRRVDSGTSTLVECDGVFVAIGRQPNTEIFRGQVMMDEAGYIILRDGTMTSVEGVFVAGEAADGRYRQAVVSAGLGCMAAIDAIKYLEMQG; translated from the coding sequence ATGTATGACGTCATTGTGATTGGTTCGGGGCCAGCTGGCTTAACGGCGGCCATTTACGCTGCTAGGGGTGGATTGAGAACCCTAGTCTTAGCGGGATCTGTCTGGGGCGGTCAGTTAATGTTCACTGGCCTAGTCGAGAATTTTCCAGGCTTCAGGGACGGTGTCTCAGGTCATGATTTGATGGTTGCCATGGTTGAGCAGGCTAAGAGGTTTGGAGCCGAGATCGTCTTTGAGGATGCTTCCTCCGTAGACTTTTCCATGAAACCCTTCAAAATTGCTAGTAGAGAGGCTGTGTATGAGGCTAGGGCTGTCATAATCGCGACTGGGTCCTCTCCTAGGCGGCTGGGTTTGGAGAGCGAGAAGAGGTTTATTGGCAGGGGGGTCTCTTTCTGCGCCGTCTGCGATGCTCCTCTTATGAGGGGTAGGGTTGCGGTTGTCGTGGGCGGCGGGGACACGGCGCTCGAGGAGGCTTTGGCGCTCTCCAAATATGCACGGGAGGTTATGATTGTTCATAGGCGTGACAGGCTCAGGGCGGCTAGGATCCTTCAGGAGAGGGCGTTCCAGGAGCCTAGGATCAGGTTTTTATGGAACTGTGTTGTGGAAGAGATTTTTGGCTCCGAGAGGGTTGAGGGCGTTAGGCTTAGGAGGGTTGATTCTGGCACGTCGACTCTCGTAGAGTGTGATGGGGTCTTCGTGGCGATTGGTAGGCAGCCTAACACGGAGATCTTCCGCGGTCAGGTGATGATGGATGAGGCAGGTTACATTATTCTCAGGGATGGGACTATGACGAGTGTTGAAGGCGTCTTCGTTGCGGGCGAAGCTGCCGATGGCAGGTATAGGCAGGCTGTCGTCTCGGCTGGCCTGGGATGCATGGCCGCCATTGA
- a CDS encoding nitroreductase family protein, with amino-acid sequence MDFYEVIRTRRSIRSYRPDPVPEEVLNRVLEAARIAPSGSNRQPLKLIVVKDETLRRRLAAACHNQWFIAEAPIVIVACGFNIHWNRGGYMGDLSMLVDVSIAFTHLILAARAEGLGTCWIGAFDNEEVKKILRIPKDVNVVALTPLGYPKDEGFGEPGPRKPLSELVSVDKF; translated from the coding sequence ATGGACTTCTATGAGGTCATCCGGACTAGGAGGAGCATCAGGTCTTACAGGCCTGACCCTGTTCCGGAAGAAGTGTTGAATAGGGTTTTGGAGGCCGCGAGGATTGCGCCTTCAGGCTCGAATAGGCAGCCCTTAAAGCTTATCGTTGTGAAGGATGAGACGCTGAGGCGGAGGCTTGCCGCAGCATGTCATAACCAGTGGTTTATTGCTGAGGCGCCCATCGTCATCGTGGCCTGCGGCTTTAACATTCACTGGAATAGAGGAGGGTATATGGGTGACTTAAGCATGCTTGTTGACGTCTCAATCGCGTTTACGCATTTGATACTTGCAGCTAGGGCGGAGGGGCTTGGCACATGTTGGATAGGCGCCTTCGACAACGAGGAAGTTAAGAAGATATTGAGGATTCCGAAGGATGTTAATGTCGTTGCTTTGACGCCGCTTGGGTATCCTAAGGATGAGGGGTTCGGCGAGCCTGGGCCTAGGAAGCCTCTTTCCGAGCTAGTGTCGGTTGACAAGTTCTAG
- a CDS encoding preprotein translocase subunit Sec61beta produces the protein MSKRREKRRSQLAPMPAAGAGLLRFFEEETPGIKIKPMIVIVSAVALIIVCILLQFVS, from the coding sequence TTGAGTAAGAGGAGAGAAAAGAGGAGAAGCCAACTCGCGCCCATGCCTGCAGCCGGGGCAGGTCTACTGCGGTTCTTCGAGGAGGAGACCCCGGGAATAAAGATAAAACCCATGATAGTAATCGTCTCAGCAGTTGCACTTATCATAGTATGCATACTCCTGCAGTTCGTCTCATAA
- a CDS encoding L-fucose/L-arabinose isomerase family protein gives MPTKEKLKIRIGFIPAHRSVFSWEWATDMRRRCITALSKNPHLELIVPDEDLTKKGLVSNLEDAEKTIKLFRKREIDGILIGTMTFGDEVAALEVASAFSDLPVMLFGTKEGPFTEEGGRLSDSFCGTLSISSGLYRRKIKYLFAGIVFPEEESFIKAVDNFVRVCAIRKGFIGAKIGQVGPRPQPFETCIFNESALIEKFKQRVVPITLTEIFDRANKLSESDPEVQGILTEMKNQADLSHLSREQMMKIAKLELVLKEYAKSNGITAMGVQCWNAMEEIYGICPCYAMGRLTDQGIMCSCEVDIYGALTMLIQYLASLKETPPHFIDWTIKHQEKENVFLAWHCGNAPPSLAAKGCPIIIKYQSVLGRTLGIDRSYGAAEFQLKSGTVTICRLVEYDGKFKMLITRGEIERSDQTLRGSWSWVKVPNLDLLYRRLAEEGFIHHASMIHGDYVQPIHDACKTLDIEPVVV, from the coding sequence TTGCCAACTAAAGAAAAATTGAAAATAAGGATCGGGTTCATTCCCGCCCATAGATCAGTATTCAGCTGGGAATGGGCAACCGATATGCGGAGGCGATGCATCACTGCACTATCAAAGAATCCTCATCTGGAACTCATAGTCCCAGATGAGGATCTCACGAAGAAGGGTCTGGTCTCAAACCTTGAAGATGCAGAGAAAACCATCAAACTCTTCCGCAAACGTGAAATCGATGGAATACTAATTGGGACCATGACCTTCGGGGATGAGGTGGCCGCACTTGAAGTTGCCTCAGCCTTCAGCGATCTTCCAGTCATGTTGTTCGGAACAAAGGAGGGGCCCTTCACAGAGGAGGGAGGCAGACTATCAGATTCGTTCTGCGGCACTCTCTCAATATCCTCAGGACTCTACAGGAGAAAGATAAAATATCTCTTCGCAGGCATCGTCTTCCCCGAAGAGGAGAGCTTCATAAAGGCTGTAGACAATTTCGTTAGGGTATGCGCGATCAGAAAGGGCTTTATAGGAGCTAAGATCGGGCAGGTCGGCCCGAGACCACAGCCATTCGAAACATGCATATTCAACGAGTCAGCCCTGATCGAGAAGTTCAAACAGAGGGTAGTGCCAATAACATTAACAGAGATCTTCGACAGAGCGAACAAGCTAAGCGAATCAGACCCAGAAGTTCAGGGGATCCTGACCGAAATGAAGAATCAGGCCGATCTTTCGCATTTAAGCAGGGAGCAGATGATGAAAATAGCGAAGCTAGAACTTGTGCTGAAGGAGTATGCTAAGTCAAATGGGATAACCGCTATGGGCGTGCAATGCTGGAACGCTATGGAAGAGATTTATGGAATCTGCCCATGCTACGCCATGGGAAGATTGACCGACCAGGGCATAATGTGCTCATGTGAAGTGGATATATATGGTGCGTTAACGATGCTGATCCAGTACCTGGCAAGCCTAAAGGAGACGCCGCCACATTTTATCGACTGGACGATAAAGCATCAGGAGAAAGAGAATGTATTCCTAGCGTGGCACTGCGGGAACGCTCCGCCCTCACTTGCAGCGAAAGGATGCCCAATAATCATAAAATATCAGAGTGTGCTGGGACGCACATTAGGCATCGACCGCTCCTACGGCGCAGCGGAATTCCAGCTCAAATCGGGAACAGTAACCATCTGCAGGCTCGTCGAATATGACGGAAAGTTTAAGATGCTCATAACCAGGGGGGAGATCGAAAGATCAGACCAGACTCTACGCGGCTCATGGAGTTGGGTGAAGGTGCCAAACCTAGACCTGCTCTACAGACGCCTAGCAGAAGAAGGCTTCATCCATCACGCCAGCATGATTCATGGAGACTATGTTCAGCCAATACATGATGCATGCAAAACCCTGGATATAGAGCCCGTCGTAGTCTAA